From the genome of Psychrilyobacter atlanticus DSM 19335, one region includes:
- a CDS encoding helix-turn-helix domain-containing protein, protein MKELNILIGQNLKSIRKSQNLSLDEAAAATGVSKPMLGQIERGISNPTVTTLWKIASGLKVPFSEFMKEPELSYQFVSPLDIEPIMECDENMKIYTMFSYNDNFEILYVDLEPGCVHFSPKHPNEVEEYVFVFEGVLRVKIGKESITLKTGEALKFRANVDHEYSNLENVKCRFQNINVYHKN, encoded by the coding sequence ATGAAAGAATTAAATATATTAATCGGACAAAATTTAAAGTCCATAAGAAAAAGTCAAAATTTAAGTTTAGATGAAGCTGCTGCTGCTACAGGAGTTAGTAAGCCTATGCTGGGGCAGATTGAAAGGGGAATATCCAATCCTACAGTAACAACCCTTTGGAAGATTGCTTCAGGCCTGAAAGTCCCTTTCTCAGAATTCATGAAGGAGCCGGAATTAAGTTACCAATTTGTTTCTCCTTTAGACATAGAACCGATAATGGAATGCGATGAAAATATGAAGATTTACACCATGTTTTCCTATAACGATAACTTTGAAATATTATATGTAGATTTAGAGCCGGGGTGTGTTCACTTTTCTCCTAAGCATCCAAATGAAGTAGAGGAGTATGTATTTGTTTTCGAAGGAGTTTTGAGGGTGAAGATAGGGAAAGAATCTATAACTTTAAAAACAGGGGAAGCCTTAAAATTTAGAGCAAATGTAGATCATGAATATTCAAATTTAGAAAACGTAAAGTGTAGATTCCAAAATATAAATGTTTATCATAAAAATTAA
- a CDS encoding YczE/YyaS/YitT family protein: MKKEMLKYLKLFLGLFICSLGIIVIIKSNLGFSPWDVLHQGISKISDLTIGQASIFVGFIVITLDFFLGERIGSGSILNIIFLGTFMDLILYLDIVPLSNNMFTGIFMMFLGMFILSIGCYLYISPGLGCGPRDALMVALTKKTKFSVGTVRNIIEISVLIAGYLMGGYAGVGTVITALFTGSFIQGVFRLFKFDVKSVVHRDIRSEAILLKRYVVNR, translated from the coding sequence ATGAAAAAAGAGATGTTAAAATATTTGAAATTATTTTTAGGTTTATTTATCTGTTCCCTAGGAATAATAGTTATTATTAAATCCAACCTGGGGTTTTCTCCATGGGATGTATTACACCAGGGGATATCCAAAATCAGTGATCTTACAATAGGTCAGGCCAGTATTTTTGTGGGATTCATAGTTATAACCCTAGATTTTTTTCTGGGAGAGCGGATAGGAAGCGGAAGCATATTGAATATTATTTTTCTGGGAACTTTTATGGATTTGATCCTCTATCTAGATATTGTACCCCTAAGTAATAATATGTTCACAGGAATCTTTATGATGTTTTTAGGAATGTTTATACTCAGTATAGGATGCTACCTTTATATTTCTCCCGGTCTTGGATGCGGTCCTAGAGATGCACTTATGGTTGCCCTCACTAAAAAAACAAAGTTTTCAGTAGGAACTGTGAGAAATATCATCGAAATCAGTGTCTTGATTGCGGGATATCTTATGGGAGGATATGCAGGAGTCGGAACGGTTATCACTGCCCTCTTCACAGGAAGTTTTATCCAGGGGGTTTTTAGACTTTTCAAATTTGATGTGAAATCAGTAGTTCATAGGGATATAAGAAGTGAAGCTATTTTACTGAAAAGATATGTAGTTAATAGGTAA
- a CDS encoding YadA-like family protein produces MKKKVLLLGTLAILSTGSYGIDMESYGMFRKTNLENFKKTENMIDSVERLGATVVRDKVSESDAIKGFGKAQEADQKAQSEAFDKVVDGVLGNKDAIESNEATLKSMKSDLFTRNEEGDLVPQSGVNREDIATLGKNMDGVNEKIDGVDLKTELNSHAIDGMAVGLDIESGRIDNVETTLGKHAEELARLDDVDQQLADKDKKLEAVDADLKEKDEKLEIVDATMQSNMRDIAKHNGAIYEEGVTYRDGAPVVKADANRGRIETLELARATTEEQTTKNTGDIATNKAKTEENKEEIDRNAGQINQALELADHNSEYIENNSKRIDGLEKKVDGLESKMNKGLAMAAATSSIVYPHLGKGDLGIGAGIGGYGGSQAIAIGVAMQPTENVRINTNVSTSDTSDTMYGAGVGYKFNIFGS; encoded by the coding sequence ATGAAAAAGAAAGTATTATTATTAGGAACACTGGCAATCTTATCAACAGGATCTTACGGGATAGACATGGAATCATATGGGATGTTTCGTAAAACTAACCTTGAGAATTTCAAGAAGACGGAAAATATGATAGATTCGGTAGAGAGACTAGGAGCTACTGTGGTGAGGGATAAAGTAAGTGAATCGGATGCAATAAAAGGATTCGGTAAAGCACAAGAAGCTGATCAAAAAGCCCAATCTGAAGCTTTTGATAAGGTAGTAGATGGAGTACTTGGAAATAAAGATGCCATAGAATCAAATGAAGCTACTCTCAAATCAATGAAATCAGACCTTTTCACTAGAAATGAAGAAGGAGACCTTGTGCCACAGTCTGGTGTTAATAGAGAAGATATAGCAACTTTGGGGAAAAATATGGACGGAGTAAATGAAAAGATTGACGGAGTTGATTTGAAAACAGAATTAAACTCTCATGCAATAGATGGTATGGCTGTAGGATTAGATATAGAGAGTGGTAGAATAGACAATGTAGAAACTACTTTAGGAAAGCACGCAGAAGAATTAGCTAGATTGGATGATGTGGATCAACAGCTCGCTGATAAAGATAAAAAACTTGAAGCGGTGGATGCTGATCTTAAAGAAAAAGACGAAAAACTTGAAATAGTAGATGCGACAATGCAAAGTAACATGAGAGATATCGCCAAGCATAACGGAGCTATTTATGAAGAAGGCGTAACATATAGAGATGGAGCACCAGTTGTAAAGGCTGATGCTAACAGAGGTAGAATAGAAACTCTTGAACTTGCTAGGGCAACTACAGAAGAACAGACAACTAAAAACACTGGTGATATAGCAACAAATAAAGCTAAGACAGAAGAAAATAAAGAAGAAATAGATAGAAATGCTGGACAAATAAATCAAGCCCTAGAACTGGCAGATCACAATTCTGAATATATTGAGAATAACTCCAAAAGAATAGATGGATTAGAAAAAAAGGTGGATGGATTAGAAAGTAAGATGAATAAAGGGTTGGCTATGGCAGCAGCTACATCTTCAATAGTTTATCCACACCTGGGAAAAGGAGATTTAGGAATTGGAGCAGGGATAGGTGGATATGGTGGTTCACAGGCTATCGCAATTGGAGTAGCTATGCAGCCAACTGAAAATGTAAGAATAAATACCAATGTATCTACTTCTGATACTTCAGATACTATGTACGGTGCCGGTGTTGGTTACAAGTTTAACATCTTTGGAAGCTAA
- a CDS encoding desulfoferrodoxin, with the protein MAKLFEIYKCELCGNITKIYHEAGGTLSCCGAEMVLQVENTTDAAVEKHVPVITKIEGGFEVKVGETLHPMTEAHYIEWIELIVDDCWVTTAFLKPGDEPKVTFKACSGKKVEAKAYCNLHGYWKATL; encoded by the coding sequence ATGGCAAAATTATTTGAAATTTATAAGTGTGAACTCTGTGGAAACATTACTAAGATCTATCATGAAGCTGGTGGTACTTTAAGTTGCTGTGGGGCAGAAATGGTCCTTCAGGTAGAGAATACAACAGATGCTGCAGTTGAAAAACATGTTCCGGTTATAACTAAAATAGAAGGTGGATTTGAAGTTAAAGTAGGAGAAACTCTCCATCCTATGACTGAAGCTCACTATATCGAATGGATAGAACTAATTGTAGATGACTGCTGGGTAACTACTGCATTCTTAAAGCCTGGAGATGAGCCTAAAGTTACTTTTAAAGCATGTTCAGGAAAAAAAGTAGAAGCTAAAGCATACTGCAATTTACACGGATACTGGAAAGCAACGCTTTAA
- a CDS encoding mechanosensitive ion channel family protein, which yields MKFNLQKLIENKNYPYILGLILFIIYVILMRICYRLLNKLTRRSLVYYKIKLGDKITGIKIGNYEVINSKMQFAFIKIVLKGIKFLIFGIILIFSLPGLFYFNPTTKDMVSSLFTFVSDPIKMILLNIIGIIPNFITIVIILLFVKYLLKFLRYLADEISSGSMKVNGFYPEWANPTFNLSKLFIYILTLTIVSPYLPGAGSPAFKGISIFAGILISLGSSTYIGNVIAGFILTYMRSYQVGDRIKVNEITGDVVEKTILVTRIKTPKNERVTVPNASILSGHIINYTYSARKYNIILHTNITIGYDVDWRLVHKLLVKSAQSIDGVLSTPKPFVLQKALGDFYVEYEINLYTSEEKKMQKIMSDLHANIQDNFHGEGIEIMSPHYRVHRNNEDVAIPSKYIKTENE from the coding sequence ATGAAGTTTAATTTACAAAAATTAATAGAAAATAAAAATTACCCGTATATATTAGGATTAATTTTATTTATCATCTATGTCATTTTAATGAGGATATGTTACCGGTTATTAAATAAACTAACTAGAAGGTCCCTGGTCTACTATAAAATTAAATTAGGAGATAAAATAACAGGGATAAAGATAGGAAACTATGAGGTTATAAACAGTAAGATGCAATTTGCCTTTATAAAGATAGTTTTAAAAGGTATTAAATTTTTAATCTTTGGGATAATATTAATCTTTAGTTTACCGGGTTTATTTTATTTTAACCCCACTACAAAAGATATGGTAAGCAGTTTATTTACCTTTGTTTCCGATCCCATAAAGATGATATTATTAAATATCATAGGAATCATACCAAATTTTATAACTATTGTTATCATTTTATTATTTGTTAAGTACCTTTTAAAATTTTTAAGATATTTAGCAGACGAGATCTCAAGCGGTTCAATGAAAGTAAATGGATTCTATCCGGAGTGGGCAAATCCTACATTTAATCTATCCAAACTATTTATATATATACTGACACTAACAATAGTATCTCCATACCTCCCAGGAGCTGGCTCACCTGCTTTTAAAGGTATTTCGATATTTGCAGGGATATTAATTTCACTGGGATCTAGTACTTATATAGGAAATGTAATTGCTGGATTTATTCTAACTTATATGAGATCTTACCAAGTGGGAGACCGTATTAAAGTAAATGAAATAACAGGAGATGTCGTAGAAAAAACCATCCTTGTAACCAGGATCAAAACTCCTAAAAATGAAAGGGTAACTGTCCCCAATGCCTCTATTTTATCGGGACATATAATAAATTATACTTATTCTGCTAGAAAATATAATATAATACTGCATACAAATATAACTATTGGATATGATGTAGACTGGCGACTGGTTCACAAACTACTTGTGAAATCTGCTCAGTCAATCGATGGTGTATTGAGTACTCCAAAACCATTTGTCCTGCAAAAAGCATTGGGAGATTTTTATGTTGAATATGAGATCAATTTATATACTTCTGAAGAAAAAAAGATGCAGAAGATTATGTCAGATCTTCATGCTAATATCCAGGATAATTTCCATGGAGAAGGGATAGAAATTATGTCACCACACTACAGGGTTCACCGTAATAATGAAGATGTGGCTATACCTAGTAAATACATCAAAACAGAAAATGAGTAA
- a CDS encoding glycerophosphodiester phosphodiesterase — protein MKIIAHRGASGYAPENTEASILEGLKRGCDGFEVDVQLTKDNKVVVFHDWSLGRTSNGNGFLKDQTLAELKILDIGIWFSKEFKGEKVLTLEELLGIIPKEKLLNIEIKVRHGEVNQIEEKVVEILEKKSRINSNIIISSFDHRIIKRIKEIKSEIQVGLLITAGLLDITNYTSNFDLYSVHCGGEFISKKNVDELKKNNIKTYAWTVNTVEEAKILDSFGIDGIITNYPDIFK, from the coding sequence ATGAAAATTATAGCACACAGGGGGGCATCAGGATATGCCCCAGAAAATACTGAAGCCTCTATTTTAGAGGGATTAAAACGAGGATGTGACGGCTTTGAAGTGGATGTTCAGCTGACAAAAGATAATAAGGTTGTAGTCTTTCATGACTGGTCATTGGGGAGAACTTCTAACGGGAATGGTTTCTTAAAAGATCAGACTTTAGCGGAATTAAAAATTTTAGATATTGGAATCTGGTTTTCAAAGGAGTTTAAAGGGGAAAAAGTACTGACCTTAGAAGAATTATTAGGTATTATTCCAAAAGAAAAATTACTGAATATAGAAATTAAAGTTCGCCATGGAGAGGTCAACCAAATAGAAGAAAAAGTTGTAGAAATTTTAGAAAAAAAATCTAGAATTAACAGCAATATAATTATCTCATCCTTTGATCATAGGATCATAAAGAGAATCAAAGAGATAAAGTCAGAAATACAAGTAGGATTACTTATAACTGCAGGTTTATTGGACATAACAAATTATACTTCTAATTTTGATCTGTATAGTGTTCATTGTGGAGGGGAATTTATAAGTAAAAAAAACGTGGATGAACTAAAGAAAAATAATATCAAAACTTATGCCTGGACAGTTAATACAGTAGAAGAAGCAAAAATCTTAGATTCTTTTGGTATAGATGGGATAATTACAAATTACCCTGATATTTTTAAATAA
- a CDS encoding S24 family peptidase, whose protein sequence is MEKIKILGMEEIPLYENIKVIDGAFVYGEEVGTYTIVKTRYSHYNEPLVAILNTDDSMSSDDPQNSIPKDYFILGEMDTPVRKGNLGIFSYNGECIVRRLKISGKNAVLEAFNKDYSDINVEDKDEFYILAKVIEASRNF, encoded by the coding sequence TTGGAAAAAATTAAGATTTTAGGGATGGAAGAAATTCCACTATATGAAAATATAAAAGTAATCGATGGTGCTTTTGTCTATGGAGAAGAGGTTGGGACATATACAATCGTTAAAACCCGTTACAGTCATTATAATGAGCCGTTGGTAGCAATATTAAATACAGATGATTCAATGAGTTCCGATGACCCGCAAAATAGCATCCCTAAAGATTATTTTATACTAGGTGAGATGGATACTCCAGTAAGAAAAGGTAACTTAGGTATTTTTTCATACAATGGAGAATGTATAGTCAGAAGATTAAAAATTTCAGGGAAAAATGCTGTTTTAGAGGCTTTTAATAAAGATTATTCTGATATCAATGTAGAAGATAAGGATGAATTTTATATTCTTGCAAAAGTTATAGAAGCTTCCAGAAATTTTTAA